A stretch of the Halorussus vallis genome encodes the following:
- a CDS encoding glycosyltransferase family 2 protein, whose translation MASEPQHRDGSGPLRRVVREVVPDAAQERTPGSTERTSPTLSVVLPTRNEENGIAECLDRIRRAGEVIEMDLEVIVSDSSTDRTPDVAREYGATVVKPPANGYGNAYKYAFEHARGDYIVIGDADTTYDFEDLPKLLLPLILDEADLVLGSRFAGDIKPGAMPALHRYVGNPLLTAILNMLFDAGVTDAHSGFRAIRRDALDRLDLRSGGMEFASEMIMEAAAKGLRIEEVPIVYHEREGDATLHSFRDGWRHLKFMSLTALDYSRSKSGGETDG comes from the coding sequence ATGGCATCCGAACCCCAGCACCGCGACGGCTCGGGACCGCTCCGGCGAGTCGTCAGGGAGGTCGTTCCCGATGCCGCGCAGGAGAGGACGCCCGGAAGCACAGAGCGCACATCTCCGACGCTGAGCGTGGTCCTGCCGACACGAAACGAGGAGAACGGCATCGCCGAGTGCCTCGACCGCATTCGCCGTGCCGGCGAAGTCATCGAGATGGACCTCGAAGTCATCGTGAGCGACAGTTCGACCGACCGCACGCCGGACGTCGCTCGGGAGTACGGCGCCACCGTCGTCAAACCGCCGGCCAACGGCTACGGCAACGCGTACAAGTACGCCTTCGAGCACGCCCGTGGCGACTACATCGTCATCGGGGACGCCGACACGACCTACGACTTCGAGGACCTCCCGAAGCTACTGCTGCCGCTGATACTGGACGAGGCCGACCTCGTCCTGGGCAGTCGCTTCGCCGGCGACATCAAACCGGGCGCGATGCCGGCGCTCCACCGGTACGTGGGGAATCCGCTGCTGACCGCGATTCTGAACATGCTGTTCGACGCGGGCGTCACCGACGCCCACTCGGGGTTCCGTGCGATTCGGCGGGACGCCCTCGACCGACTCGACCTCCGGAGCGGCGGGATGGAGTTCGCGAGCGAGATGATCATGGAGGCCGCGGCGAAGGGACTCCGAATCGAGGAGGTCCCCATCGTCTACCACGAGCGGGAGGGCGACGCGACGCTCCACAGCTTCCGGGACGGGTGGCGCCACCTGAAGTTCATGTCGCTGACCGCGCTGGATTACTCCCGCTCGAAGTCGGGGGGTGAAACCGATGGGTGA